A genomic stretch from Chitinophaga agri includes:
- the secDF gene encoding protein translocase subunit SecDF — protein MQLKGLVRFFAGALILISVYYLSFTFLVRNYEKKVVTQALNDVSKSNPTAEQKYPGNKELQAVYQDSLSELVKERRQRILDSASNKEIAGFPWYVTYDKAKEKELNLGLDLQGGMNVVLDVSVEDVIRALSGQSRDAAFNKALDLAVQRKKTSQSDFVTLFGQAYEEVQPGGRLSVIFANAYQKDIDFNTSNAKVLDVIRREASAAIKNTYLVLQKRIDKFGVASPNISLDENKGIISVELAGVDNPERVRKYLQASANLEFREVYKNDEQFIAGVIQPLNEAIKAAVGVTPAKAATDSTKADSAAVAKAAGDTSTGSLTAILDKNGAKSGKADSLKTDAERRAELARTEPFFSIFFPRYDPRQGVAFGPTVGMIQPSDTATFRRYLEIPSVRNVLPKDLVFVYGAEDKENKHAPLPVYAIRVNPINPAPRVGGERVVDAKQDYDQSGRPEISMTMDPVGAKEWKKLTGELAPADPSNPATLNYVAVVLDNIVYSAPSIQGEISGGRSSISGSFTLEEANDLANILKSGKMPAPAKIVQEQIVGPTLGAESIAAGAKSFLISFVVIFVLMLVYYNTAGWVANIALILNLLFTFGILASLGATLTMPGIAGLVLTIGMAVDTNVIIFERIKDELSRGKSYQQAVEDGYKRSYAPVLDGHITSLLTAIILFYFGLGPVLGFATTQILGLLLSLFCGIMISRIVTDWWTNKKRHFEYFTPVSRKIFKHAAFDFVGKRKYAYIVSFVMIALGASSFFHGFRHGVDFDGGRNYTIRFEQPMKADEVRDVLEHEFGTEPYVKTIGTSNQLSITTNYKIDEQSSAVDKEVVEKMYNGLKKFYEPGLTLEAFSSPRFIVASQTVSPTISDDLRAGAVKATVLSLIVIFLYILLRFSKWQYSIGTIFSLLHDVMVTLAVFSYCRDIVPFALEVDQHFIAAILTVIGFSMNDTVIVFDRIREYFRTGVMKGASRDQVINKAINDTLSRTVMTSLTVFLTILILFIFGGEVTRGFAFAMLIGVLTGTYSSIFVAAPVLVDFDKNNQLMNESEALPVKEAAAPASK, from the coding sequence ATGCAACTTAAAGGACTGGTTAGATTTTTTGCCGGTGCATTGATCCTTATCTCTGTGTATTATTTGTCGTTTACGTTCCTGGTACGTAACTACGAGAAGAAGGTAGTTACTCAGGCGCTGAATGATGTGAGTAAATCTAATCCCACTGCGGAGCAGAAGTATCCTGGAAATAAAGAGCTGCAGGCTGTTTATCAGGATTCACTGTCTGAGCTGGTGAAAGAGAGAAGACAAAGGATTCTGGATAGTGCCAGCAACAAAGAAATAGCGGGTTTTCCTTGGTACGTAACCTATGACAAGGCCAAAGAAAAAGAGCTGAACCTGGGGCTTGACCTTCAGGGTGGTATGAACGTCGTGCTCGACGTGAGTGTGGAGGATGTGATCCGCGCATTGAGCGGTCAATCCCGTGACGCGGCTTTTAACAAAGCCCTGGATCTCGCTGTACAGCGTAAAAAGACCAGCCAGTCAGATTTCGTAACATTGTTCGGGCAGGCATATGAAGAGGTACAGCCAGGTGGCCGTCTCTCTGTAATATTTGCCAACGCTTATCAGAAAGACATCGACTTCAATACAAGTAACGCGAAAGTGCTGGATGTGATCCGCCGTGAGGCAAGCGCAGCCATCAAAAACACCTACCTGGTACTGCAGAAACGTATCGACAAATTTGGTGTGGCTTCTCCAAACATCAGCCTGGACGAAAACAAAGGTATCATCTCTGTAGAGCTGGCCGGTGTTGACAATCCAGAGCGTGTAAGGAAATACCTGCAGGCAAGTGCTAACCTGGAGTTCCGTGAAGTATATAAGAATGATGAGCAGTTCATCGCTGGTGTTATTCAGCCACTGAACGAAGCTATCAAAGCTGCAGTAGGTGTTACGCCTGCTAAAGCTGCAACTGATTCTACCAAAGCTGATTCTGCTGCTGTTGCTAAAGCTGCCGGCGATACTTCCACCGGTAGCCTCACTGCTATCCTGGACAAGAACGGTGCTAAATCCGGTAAGGCAGATTCTCTGAAGACTGACGCTGAGCGCAGAGCTGAACTGGCAAGAACTGAGCCTTTCTTCAGCATCTTCTTCCCAAGATATGATCCAAGACAGGGTGTTGCGTTCGGTCCTACCGTTGGTATGATCCAGCCTTCTGACACCGCTACCTTCAGACGTTATCTGGAAATCCCTTCAGTAAGGAACGTATTACCTAAAGACCTCGTATTCGTTTACGGTGCTGAAGACAAGGAAAATAAACATGCGCCACTGCCGGTTTACGCGATCAGAGTAAACCCTATCAACCCAGCTCCCCGTGTAGGTGGTGAGAGAGTGGTAGACGCTAAACAGGACTACGACCAGAGCGGCCGTCCGGAAATCTCCATGACTATGGACCCGGTGGGTGCCAAAGAATGGAAAAAACTGACTGGCGAACTGGCTCCCGCTGATCCTTCCAACCCAGCGACCCTGAACTATGTTGCCGTTGTACTGGATAACATCGTTTATTCCGCTCCATCCATCCAGGGTGAGATCTCAGGTGGTCGTTCTTCTATCTCCGGTAGCTTTACGCTGGAAGAAGCAAATGACCTGGCAAACATCCTGAAATCAGGTAAAATGCCAGCGCCTGCTAAAATCGTTCAGGAACAGATCGTCGGACCAACCCTGGGTGCTGAATCCATCGCTGCCGGTGCTAAATCATTCCTGATCTCCTTCGTTGTGATCTTTGTGCTGATGCTGGTATATTATAATACCGCTGGTTGGGTTGCCAACATTGCACTGATCCTCAACCTGCTGTTCACTTTCGGTATCCTCGCTTCACTCGGCGCTACGCTGACAATGCCTGGTATCGCTGGTCTGGTACTGACCATCGGTATGGCTGTGGATACGAACGTAATCATATTTGAACGTATTAAAGATGAACTCAGCCGCGGTAAGAGCTACCAGCAGGCAGTAGAAGATGGTTACAAACGCTCCTACGCTCCTGTACTGGATGGTCACATTACCTCCCTGCTGACTGCCATCATCCTGTTCTACTTCGGTCTTGGTCCGGTACTGGGCTTCGCTACCACTCAGATCCTCGGCTTGCTGCTGTCTCTGTTCTGTGGTATCATGATCTCCCGTATCGTTACTGACTGGTGGACTAACAAGAAAAGACACTTCGAGTACTTTACGCCAGTTTCCCGTAAAATATTCAAACACGCTGCTTTTGACTTCGTAGGTAAAAGAAAGTACGCTTACATCGTATCATTCGTCATGATCGCTTTAGGTGCATCTTCGTTCTTCCACGGTTTCCGTCACGGTGTGGACTTCGACGGTGGACGTAACTACACCATCCGCTTCGAACAGCCAATGAAAGCTGACGAAGTACGTGATGTGCTCGAGCACGAATTCGGTACTGAGCCATATGTGAAAACAATCGGTACCAGCAACCAGCTGAGCATCACTACCAACTACAAGATCGACGAACAAAGCAGTGCTGTTGATAAAGAAGTAGTTGAGAAAATGTACAATGGTCTGAAGAAGTTCTATGAACCAGGTCTGACCCTGGAAGCATTCTCTTCTCCAAGATTCATCGTTGCTTCCCAGACAGTATCTCCAACTATCTCTGACGACTTACGTGCAGGTGCCGTTAAAGCAACTGTACTGTCACTGATCGTAATCTTCCTGTACATCCTGCTGCGTTTCAGCAAATGGCAATATTCAATCGGTACTATCTTCTCCCTGTTGCATGACGTGATGGTAACCCTGGCTGTATTCTCTTACTGCCGCGATATCGTTCCGTTCGCACTGGAAGTTGACCAGCACTTCATCGCGGCGATCCTGACCGTTATCGGTTTCTCCATGAACGATACCGTGATCGTATTCGACCGTATCCGCGAATACTTCCGTACAGGAGTTATGAAGGGTGCGAGCAGAGACCAGGTCATCAACAAAGCGATCAACGATACGCTGAGCCGTACTGTGATGACTTCCCTGACAGTGTTCCTGACCATCCTGATCCTGTTCATCTTCGGTGGTGAAGTAACCCGCGGTTTCGCATTCGCAATGCTGATCGGTGTACTGACAGGTACTTATTCATCTATCTTCGTAGCTGCTCCGGTGCTGGTTGACTTCGATAAGAACAATCAGCTGATGAACGAGAGCGAAGCACTTCCTGTAAAAGAAGCTGCTGCTCCGGCTAGCAAATAA
- a CDS encoding serine hydrolase, protein MRRGIFLWLSLFFAACNTNKNMGTRHYQSEDSFFSTFLQSHSDRLGPIFKDPKAFGLQIIYTSIDRDAANRPHFTDHYYHVDTGQYFYPASTVKLPATALALEKLNDLRIAGLDSHTPMYTDSLPGISPAVLTDSSAADGLPAVRQYIKKILLVSDNDAFNRLYEFIGQETFNKRLWENGYPDVQILHRVGVTGITPGQNRHTNGITFRRNGQVIYQQPAGFSQLNFSPRHDRIGKAYYNNRNELVHMPMDASQKNRLYLADLHNILRSIIFPEAVTKSKRFRLKEEDYRFLYYCMSAQPEESAYPHYDTAEFHHNYVKFLLFGGQQPNRYDANIRSFNKPGWAYGFLTDAAYIADFTNQVEFMLSATIYVNRDGILNDEHYQFEETGKPFLKALGEIIYEYELQRSRKHLPDLSKFRSDYTSIE, encoded by the coding sequence ATGCGCCGTGGTATTTTTCTTTGGTTGTCGCTCTTCTTTGCAGCCTGCAATACTAACAAAAATATGGGAACAAGGCATTATCAATCCGAAGACTCTTTTTTCAGCACATTCCTTCAGTCCCATTCCGACCGACTGGGCCCCATATTCAAAGACCCGAAGGCCTTTGGTTTACAGATCATTTATACCAGCATAGACAGGGATGCTGCCAATCGTCCCCACTTCACAGATCACTATTACCATGTAGATACGGGACAATACTTCTACCCCGCTTCTACCGTCAAACTACCTGCCACCGCCCTGGCGCTGGAAAAGCTGAATGACCTGCGCATCGCAGGACTGGACAGTCATACCCCCATGTACACGGACAGTCTGCCGGGTATCTCCCCGGCTGTACTGACTGACAGTTCAGCGGCAGACGGCCTGCCGGCTGTCAGGCAATATATAAAAAAAATACTATTAGTTAGCGATAATGATGCATTTAATCGCTTATATGAATTTATCGGACAGGAGACTTTTAATAAAAGATTATGGGAAAATGGCTATCCGGATGTACAGATCCTGCACCGGGTGGGCGTTACAGGTATTACGCCCGGGCAGAACCGGCATACGAACGGGATCACCTTCCGCCGGAACGGACAGGTCATCTACCAGCAACCGGCAGGATTCAGTCAGCTGAACTTTTCTCCGCGACATGACAGAATAGGGAAAGCCTATTATAATAATAGGAACGAACTGGTCCACATGCCAATGGATGCTTCTCAAAAGAACCGCCTCTATCTGGCCGACCTTCATAATATACTGCGCAGTATAATTTTTCCGGAAGCTGTAACAAAATCAAAACGATTCCGTTTAAAGGAGGAAGATTACAGGTTTTTATATTATTGTATGTCAGCACAGCCGGAAGAATCGGCCTATCCCCACTACGACACTGCGGAATTCCACCACAACTATGTGAAATTCCTGTTGTTTGGGGGACAACAACCAAACAGATATGATGCGAACATACGTAGTTTCAATAAACCCGGCTGGGCATATGGATTCCTGACTGATGCAGCCTATATAGCGGACTTCACTAACCAGGTGGAATTTATGCTGTCAGCCACTATATATGTAAACAGGGACGGAATACTGAACGACGAACATTATCAGTTTGAAGAAACAGGGAAACCATTTCTAAAGGCATTGGGAGAGATCATCTATGAGTACGAACTACAACGCAGCAGAAAACATCTTCCGGACCTGTCAAAGTTCAGGTCTGATTACACCAGCATTGAATAA
- a CDS encoding DUF4397 domain-containing protein, which produces MTTKTIRVWAVLALVTAVTAFSSCLKSDNVTPTRPQAGVAIINGILTASPMDFYDQGQKVNQNPINTGFLYSGYIIYGGLRTFAFKKVGQTSDFVSRTERYDSLTYNTLIAFGDSTAPSMIAVKDDFTTAKDNLVNFRFFHLSPNIGAVDLYLDNQKVDSNRVYAGNGGLSFTFKQPKNTLYSNNIKVKLAGTDSVLVENTSPTQTFTANRVYTIVMWGDKSFTDVRKLQVNNLYSLY; this is translated from the coding sequence ATGACAACTAAAACAATCCGTGTGTGGGCTGTACTCGCCCTTGTGACCGCTGTGACAGCATTCAGTTCCTGTCTGAAATCTGATAACGTTACTCCTACAAGACCTCAGGCAGGTGTTGCCATCATCAATGGTATCCTCACTGCCAGCCCAATGGATTTCTATGACCAGGGACAAAAGGTAAATCAGAACCCTATCAACACTGGCTTCCTGTATTCCGGTTATATCATTTATGGTGGCTTACGCACATTCGCTTTCAAAAAAGTAGGCCAGACCAGTGACTTCGTGAGCAGAACGGAACGTTATGATTCACTGACCTACAATACACTCATCGCCTTCGGTGATTCAACTGCACCAAGCATGATCGCTGTAAAAGACGATTTCACCACCGCAAAAGATAATCTGGTGAACTTCCGTTTCTTCCACCTGAGCCCTAACATCGGCGCTGTAGACCTGTACCTGGACAATCAGAAAGTAGACAGTAACCGTGTTTATGCAGGTAACGGCGGCTTGAGCTTTACTTTCAAACAACCTAAGAATACACTGTATTCCAACAATATTAAAGTGAAACTGGCAGGTACTGATTCCGTGCTCGTAGAGAACACCAGCCCTACCCAGACATTCACTGCCAACAGAGTATACACCATTGTAATGTGGGGTGATAAATCATTTACCGATGTAAGAAAATTACAGGTAAATAACCTTTACAGCCTCTATTAA
- a CDS encoding pyridoxal phosphate-dependent aminotransferase — MAKLSRELKAQGIDIVDLSIGEPDFDTPAHIREAAKKAIDEGFTHYTPVAGIPDLRQAVVHKLKRDNGLEYTPDQIVVSTGAKQSIANTVLSVINPGDEVIIPTPYWVTYSELVKLCQGEVVFVPCSIENHYKITPAQLEAAITPKTKLFMFSSPCNPTGSVYSKEELKALADVFAKHPQIYIMADEIYEYINYVGKHESIAQFEGMQERTIIINGLSKGFAMTGWRLGYLVAPKTLAKAAENIQSQFTSATCSITQKAAVAALNGDLTTAHDMVAEFRKRRAFVFEQLSSIPGLKLIEPDGAFYMFPDVSAFFGKSYEGNVISNSDDMCMYLLHKVNVSTVTGAAFEQPNCIRLSYATSMAKLEEGMKRLKAGFAQLG; from the coding sequence ATGGCTAAATTAAGCCGTGAGCTGAAAGCCCAGGGTATAGACATTGTAGATCTGAGTATAGGAGAACCCGACTTTGATACACCTGCCCATATCAGGGAGGCCGCTAAAAAAGCGATTGATGAAGGCTTTACGCACTATACACCGGTAGCAGGTATTCCTGACCTGCGCCAGGCGGTGGTACATAAGCTGAAACGCGATAACGGACTGGAATATACGCCCGATCAGATCGTGGTGTCTACAGGTGCGAAACAAAGTATTGCCAACACGGTATTGAGCGTGATCAATCCGGGTGATGAGGTGATCATCCCTACCCCTTACTGGGTGACCTACTCAGAACTGGTGAAACTTTGCCAGGGTGAAGTCGTGTTCGTACCATGCAGTATCGAAAATCATTATAAAATCACTCCCGCACAGCTGGAAGCGGCTATCACGCCGAAAACCAAGCTGTTCATGTTCTCTTCTCCCTGCAATCCTACCGGTTCCGTGTACAGCAAAGAAGAACTGAAAGCGCTGGCAGACGTTTTCGCTAAACACCCGCAGATCTACATCATGGCGGATGAGATCTATGAATATATTAACTATGTTGGTAAGCATGAAAGCATCGCCCAGTTTGAGGGTATGCAGGAACGCACCATCATTATCAATGGTCTGAGTAAGGGCTTTGCGATGACCGGATGGCGTCTCGGCTACCTGGTAGCGCCTAAAACGCTGGCCAAAGCTGCTGAAAACATCCAGAGCCAGTTCACGTCCGCTACCTGCTCTATTACCCAGAAAGCAGCTGTAGCCGCCCTCAATGGCGACCTCACCACTGCACATGATATGGTGGCAGAGTTCAGGAAAAGACGCGCTTTCGTATTTGAGCAACTGAGCAGCATTCCGGGACTGAAGCTGATCGAGCCGGACGGTGCATTCTATATGTTCCCTGATGTAAGCGCCTTCTTCGGCAAGTCTTATGAAGGCAATGTGATCAGCAATTCCGACGATATGTGTATGTATCTCCTGCACAAGGTGAATGTATCAACGGTAACAGGTGCCGCATTTGAACAACCTAACTGTATCCGTCTGTCTTATGCTACTTCCATGGCCAAACTGGAAGAAGGTATGAAACGACTGAAGGCGGGATTTGCTCAACTGGGCTGA
- a CDS encoding DUF7935 family protein → MDFSNRTLLFILLGAGAIFILYTMVKDMIRKPKDAAHVPAPDAAKAPVDKSVLPLQLQAYERLVLLVERMNLQNMISRIFQPGLTVADMHVGLIQTIKAEFEHNIAQQIYVSPTAWEAVKTLKEQTITLVNQVASQLPPDATAMELNKQILEILMQAETSPSELTSQILNAEAKRLF, encoded by the coding sequence ATGGACTTCTCAAATCGTACTTTACTCTTTATTCTGCTGGGCGCAGGTGCCATTTTCATCCTTTACACAATGGTAAAAGACATGATCCGTAAACCAAAGGATGCCGCTCACGTTCCTGCCCCGGATGCCGCTAAAGCACCGGTAGACAAATCTGTACTGCCTTTACAGCTGCAGGCCTATGAACGCCTGGTATTACTGGTGGAACGTATGAACCTGCAAAATATGATCAGCCGTATCTTCCAGCCGGGACTGACCGTTGCGGATATGCATGTTGGCCTCATACAGACCATTAAGGCCGAATTTGAGCATAATATTGCGCAGCAGATCTATGTATCTCCTACTGCTTGGGAAGCGGTTAAAACACTGAAAGAACAGACCATTACACTCGTGAACCAGGTAGCCAGCCAACTGCCTCCTGATGCGACTGCAATGGAACTGAATAAACAAATACTGGAAATATTAATGCAGGCGGAAACATCTCCTTCCGAACTGACCTCACAGATATTGAATGCAGAAGCTAAACGGTTATTCTAA
- a CDS encoding M23 family metallopeptidase, with product MFIYVLLLLTFALALLSIFLVFVASGRMLRHSWSLLLAGLSFGLFIYLYGTWIYLTVEAKWGFGIVFLLTLLSGFFRRKKKTTAPRHWRVGANLFFFALFTTLSILYFTGTTGKARAIELAFPLKTGRYFVLQGGKGLPTNLFHYSLRGAVYAMDIVKLKPNGSRANAIFSKRLEDYEIFGDTLYSPCNGRIVKAIGEDPDNIPPDMIRGPHNTNQVLIETANSYVFLAHLKQGSVIVKEGDVVKQGDPLGCVGNSGFSSEPHLHIQAHMKVPGEPWFRSPPRYIHFNGRGYLLYEVIRPKRVEMIQK from the coding sequence ATGTTTATTTACGTATTGTTATTACTCACATTCGCCCTGGCCTTGCTTAGCATTTTTCTGGTATTTGTAGCCTCCGGCCGTATGCTCAGACATAGCTGGTCATTATTGCTCGCGGGACTCTCATTCGGACTTTTTATCTATCTCTATGGTACCTGGATCTATCTGACTGTCGAAGCAAAGTGGGGATTTGGGATTGTATTCCTGTTAACCCTGCTCAGTGGATTTTTTCGCAGGAAAAAGAAAACAACTGCGCCGCGGCACTGGCGGGTAGGAGCTAATTTATTCTTCTTCGCATTGTTCACCACATTAAGCATTCTTTATTTCACCGGTACTACTGGTAAGGCGAGAGCCATAGAACTGGCCTTTCCGCTGAAGACGGGCCGGTATTTCGTGTTGCAGGGAGGGAAGGGGTTACCTACCAATCTTTTCCATTATAGTTTACGCGGGGCGGTATATGCAATGGATATTGTCAAGCTGAAGCCAAACGGCAGCAGGGCCAATGCTATTTTCAGCAAGCGCCTGGAGGATTATGAGATATTCGGAGATACCTTATATAGCCCCTGTAACGGACGAATTGTTAAAGCAATAGGGGAGGACCCGGATAATATTCCGCCTGATATGATCAGGGGGCCGCACAATACCAACCAGGTACTGATAGAAACAGCGAACAGCTATGTTTTCCTGGCACATCTGAAACAGGGTAGTGTCATTGTGAAGGAGGGGGATGTTGTGAAACAGGGAGATCCGCTGGGATGTGTGGGTAATTCAGGCTTCAGCTCAGAACCTCATTTACATATACAGGCGCATATGAAAGTACCAGGAGAGCCCTGGTTCCGGTCCCCGCCAAGATATATCCATTTTAATGGAAGAGGTTACCTGCTCTATGAGGTTATTCGTCCAAAACGGGTGGAAATGATACAGAAGTAA
- a CDS encoding acyl-CoA mutase large subunit family protein yields MENHIKTDAGIAIAPLYTESVPMQELPGEFPFTRGIHASMYRDKLWTMRQYAGFSTAEASNERYHYLLQQGVMGLSVAFDLPTQIGYDSDHPMSEGEVGKVGVAIDSIEDMERLFKGIKLEEISTSMTINATGFILLALYIALAKKQGADLRKISGTIQNDILKEYAARGTFIYPPKPSMRLITDIFDYCSREVPKWNTISISGYHIREAGANAVQELAFTLANGKAYLKAALEKGLEINVFARRLSFFFNAHNHLFEEVAKFRAARRMWANITKDMGATDPKAQMLRFHTQTGGSTLTAQQPHNNIVRVTVQTLAATLGGTQSLHTNGFDEALSLPTEAAARIALRTQQIVGYESGIADTVDPLAGSFYVEALTNEVEARAWELIEKIDVMGGAVAAIEQGFMQDEIARSAYRYQKEIETGEKVIVGVNKFAVNEAATGEVFRIDDSIRLVQTERLQALKAKRDNTVVAALLERLEAAAGTTENLMPIVVEAVENYCTLGEIADVLRKVWGEHKGV; encoded by the coding sequence ATGGAAAATCACATCAAAACAGATGCCGGTATCGCCATTGCTCCTTTATATACGGAATCCGTGCCGATGCAGGAGCTGCCCGGCGAGTTCCCTTTTACAAGAGGAATCCATGCCTCCATGTACCGGGATAAGCTCTGGACGATGCGGCAGTATGCGGGCTTTAGCACAGCAGAAGCATCCAATGAAAGATATCATTACCTGTTACAGCAGGGTGTCATGGGGCTCAGTGTCGCCTTTGACCTCCCTACCCAGATAGGGTACGATTCTGACCACCCCATGTCTGAAGGAGAAGTCGGCAAAGTAGGTGTCGCCATCGATAGCATTGAGGATATGGAACGCTTGTTCAAAGGCATCAAACTGGAGGAGATCTCGACTTCCATGACGATCAACGCGACCGGGTTCATACTCCTTGCACTATATATTGCGCTGGCTAAAAAACAGGGCGCAGACCTCAGGAAGATCTCCGGTACTATTCAGAATGACATCCTCAAAGAATACGCAGCACGCGGCACATTTATCTATCCGCCCAAACCTTCTATGCGGCTGATCACTGATATCTTCGATTACTGCAGCCGTGAAGTACCAAAGTGGAACACCATCTCTATTTCCGGCTATCATATCCGCGAAGCGGGCGCTAATGCCGTACAGGAACTGGCGTTCACACTCGCCAACGGGAAAGCATATCTCAAAGCCGCACTGGAGAAGGGTTTAGAGATCAATGTGTTTGCCCGCCGCCTGTCTTTTTTCTTTAATGCACATAACCATCTCTTTGAAGAAGTAGCTAAATTCCGCGCTGCACGCAGGATGTGGGCAAATATTACCAAAGATATGGGCGCTACTGATCCTAAAGCTCAGATGCTGCGCTTCCATACACAAACCGGCGGTAGCACACTCACAGCACAACAGCCGCATAACAATATTGTACGGGTAACTGTACAGACACTGGCAGCTACGCTGGGTGGTACGCAGTCGCTCCATACGAATGGGTTTGATGAAGCACTGTCCCTGCCAACAGAAGCAGCGGCACGTATTGCATTGCGTACGCAGCAGATCGTGGGATACGAGAGTGGTATTGCTGATACGGTGGATCCACTGGCAGGATCGTTCTACGTCGAGGCACTGACGAATGAAGTAGAAGCACGCGCATGGGAGCTGATAGAAAAGATTGATGTAATGGGGGGTGCTGTAGCGGCGATCGAACAGGGATTCATGCAGGATGAGATAGCAAGGAGCGCGTATAGATATCAAAAGGAAATTGAGACGGGTGAAAAGGTGATTGTAGGCGTGAATAAATTTGCTGTGAATGAAGCTGCTACCGGTGAAGTATTCCGGATCGACGATAGTATCAGGCTGGTGCAGACGGAAAGGCTGCAGGCACTGAAGGCAAAACGGGATAATACAGTGGTGGCGGCGTTGCTGGAGCGGTTGGAAGCGGCAGCAGGAACGACAGAGAACCTGATGCCAATCGTCGTGGAAGCGGTGGAAAACTATTGTACACTCGGGGAGATCGCGGATGTATTGAGAAAGGTTTGGGGCGAACATAAAGGCGTATAA
- a CDS encoding class I SAM-dependent methyltransferase has translation MSSIYYNACPLCGSGNIHKVITAKDHTVSGETFDIYHCGHCGGRFTQHVPGSAEIGRYYQSQEYISHSETKKGVVNRLYHSVRKITMRSKQNWVKAATGLKTGTLLDIGCGTGAFLHYMKQIGWEVTGLEPDDIARNNAKTLYGIEPLPSAELFSLPTQQYDAITMWHVLEHVHALHDYLRQIRTLLKPEGALIIAVPNYTSPDAEHYQELWAAYDVPRHLYHFSPDSMEALLKQHKIRIVRKHPMVFDGFYVSLLSEKYKTGGNGLLKGFWNGFRSYRKGLKDVNRCSSVVYECKAE, from the coding sequence ATGTCTTCGATCTATTATAACGCCTGTCCTCTATGCGGGTCTGGCAATATACACAAAGTAATTACTGCCAAAGATCATACGGTATCGGGCGAAACATTCGACATTTATCATTGCGGACATTGCGGCGGCCGTTTTACACAGCATGTTCCCGGGAGTGCGGAAATAGGCCGTTACTATCAATCACAGGAATACATTTCACATTCCGAAACTAAAAAAGGTGTAGTCAACCGTTTATATCATAGCGTGCGGAAAATCACCATGCGCTCTAAACAAAACTGGGTGAAAGCAGCTACTGGCCTGAAAACCGGTACATTGCTGGATATTGGTTGTGGTACCGGCGCCTTCCTGCATTATATGAAACAGATCGGCTGGGAGGTAACAGGCCTGGAACCGGATGATATTGCCAGGAATAATGCAAAGACACTCTATGGAATAGAGCCACTCCCCTCTGCTGAGCTGTTTTCTCTTCCCACACAACAATATGATGCGATCACCATGTGGCATGTACTGGAACACGTACATGCACTGCATGATTATCTGAGACAGATCAGGACATTATTGAAACCGGAAGGTGCGCTCATCATTGCAGTGCCTAACTACACCTCACCCGACGCTGAACATTATCAGGAGCTCTGGGCCGCTTATGATGTGCCCCGTCACCTGTATCACTTCTCTCCCGATTCTATGGAAGCATTGCTGAAGCAGCATAAGATCAGAATCGTGAGAAAACATCCGATGGTGTTTGATGGGTTTTATGTAAGCCTCCTGAGCGAGAAGTATAAGACAGGCGGCAACGGACTGCTGAAAGGCTTCTGGAACGGATTCAGGTCTTACAGAAAAGGACTGAAAGATGTGAACAGATGTAGTTCTGTTGTGTATGAATGTAAGGCTGAATAG